In the genome of Xanthobacteraceae bacterium, one region contains:
- a CDS encoding response regulator, producing the protein MSLSSAIAPHLPLLRRYARALTGSQNSGDAYVAAVLETLIQDPSIMDSGDGPRVTLYRTFTKLWNSMTVNGMSDPGAKEMPAEHRLTQITPRPRQAFLLVALEGFDESEAARILETDEATIRTLMETAGRELASEIATEVLIIEDEPLIAMDIEGLVEGLGHSVLGIARTHTEAVQLANKKRPGLILADIQLADGSSGLDAVNEMLRSFTTPVIFITAYPERFLTGERPEPAFLITKPYQPATVSAIISQALFFQNKAHKREAVG; encoded by the coding sequence GTGTCCCTATCGTCTGCTATTGCTCCGCATTTGCCGTTGCTGCGTCGTTATGCTCGCGCGCTGACAGGCAGCCAGAATTCGGGCGACGCCTACGTCGCGGCCGTTCTCGAAACGCTGATCCAGGATCCCTCCATCATGGATTCCGGAGACGGTCCCCGCGTTACGCTTTATCGCACCTTCACCAAGCTCTGGAATTCGATGACCGTGAACGGGATGTCGGATCCCGGCGCGAAGGAAATGCCTGCCGAGCATCGTCTCACCCAGATTACCCCGCGTCCTCGTCAGGCGTTTCTGCTGGTGGCGCTCGAAGGCTTCGATGAGAGCGAAGCCGCGCGTATTCTGGAAACCGACGAAGCGACCATCCGCACGCTGATGGAGACCGCAGGCCGCGAACTCGCATCCGAGATTGCGACAGAAGTGCTCATCATCGAGGACGAGCCGCTGATCGCCATGGATATCGAGGGTCTGGTCGAAGGCCTCGGCCACAGCGTGCTGGGCATCGCGCGCACCCATACCGAAGCGGTGCAGCTCGCCAACAAGAAGCGTCCGGGCCTCATCCTCGCCGACATCCAGCTCGCCGACGGCAGCTCTGGTCTCGATGCGGTGAACGAAATGCTCCGCTCGTTCACGACGCCGGTCATTTTCATCACCGCCTATCCGGAGCGCTTCCTGACCGGCGAACGCCCCGAACCGGCATTTCTGATCACCAAGCCGTACCAGCCGGCAACGGTTTCCGCGATCATCAGCCAGGCGCTGTTCTTCCAGAACAAGGCGCATAAGCGCGAGGCTGTCGGCTAA
- a CDS encoding CsbD family protein — protein MNWDRIEGNWEQFKGKVQQQWGNLTGDDLDKVEGSRKQLAGRIQERYGIAKEQAEKEIDSWLNTVN, from the coding sequence ATGAACTGGGATCGCATCGAAGGAAACTGGGAGCAGTTCAAGGGTAAAGTCCAGCAGCAGTGGGGCAACCTGACCGGCGACGATCTCGACAAGGTCGAGGGAAGCCGGAAACAGCTCGCCGGTCGCATCCAGGAACGCTACGGCATCGCGAAGGAACAGGCCGAGAAGGAAATCGATAGCTGGCTGAATACCGTCAACTGA
- a CDS encoding PAS domain-containing protein has translation MDSAFTSLSSFLDSLPPWIAFWRETMPPTLRDAAQWLAAIAFFLIPAGILWAAWRRSDLGVMRRALAWAAFGIFFVFAAWLLAERINATFVLPTVDALAATSVVAGLVIMIAYWIVFVRVGNLPSPARLLRERREAEANLEAAEARTRDSEVQRIEMDQILVAKKAELALLASRLDTCLRGAKVYLFSQDRELRYVGVFGPRGDDAGAQMLGRTDEDLFPEPDRAALMAVKQKVLESGEPAEIEVWHEMPEGRLLFALHVEQMRNASGEVTGIRSAAADITRIRSLEAEQRRLAEELRNALHRYEIALRGSNVTIFTHDRDLRYTSISNAFLGRRIDQIVGLTDEDVVPLSDRETIVALKRRALESGEPEDAELRLKGPSSSRWYDFHVEPLRDAEGRVVGLTCAAVDITERKAGEEHLRLLMRELTHRSKNLLAVIQALARQTSRHAGSVDAFLEQFSERLQALSRSHDLLVQEQWHSASLTELIRSQLGHYLDREDSRVTVSGPDVHLKPEAAQSLGLALHEMAVNAAKYGALSVPGGNVSIIWEDSAAPDGGITIRWLERGGPPVEQPKMHGFGTIAIQRNLSRALEADVDLNFARDGVACTIAIPEKHLFVHEERAEAAAGT, from the coding sequence ATGGATTCCGCGTTTACCTCACTCTCTTCCTTCCTTGATTCACTGCCGCCGTGGATTGCGTTCTGGCGCGAAACCATGCCGCCAACGCTGCGCGACGCAGCACAGTGGCTTGCTGCAATTGCGTTTTTTCTGATCCCCGCCGGAATTCTGTGGGCTGCATGGCGGCGCAGCGACCTTGGCGTAATGCGCCGCGCGCTGGCCTGGGCCGCCTTCGGGATATTCTTCGTTTTCGCGGCCTGGCTGCTTGCGGAACGCATCAATGCGACCTTCGTGCTGCCGACCGTGGACGCGCTGGCCGCGACCAGCGTTGTCGCCGGTCTCGTCATCATGATCGCGTACTGGATCGTTTTCGTGCGGGTAGGAAATCTGCCTTCGCCTGCGCGGTTGTTGCGGGAGCGCCGCGAGGCAGAAGCCAATCTCGAAGCCGCAGAAGCCCGCACCCGCGACAGCGAGGTGCAGCGGATCGAGATGGACCAGATTCTGGTCGCGAAGAAAGCCGAACTGGCGCTGCTCGCCAGCCGCCTCGACACCTGCCTGCGCGGAGCCAAGGTCTATCTGTTCTCGCAGGACCGCGAGCTTCGCTATGTCGGCGTATTCGGTCCGCGCGGCGACGATGCGGGAGCGCAGATGCTGGGGCGCACCGACGAGGATCTTTTTCCCGAACCGGATCGCGCCGCCCTGATGGCGGTCAAGCAGAAGGTTCTGGAAAGCGGCGAGCCTGCGGAAATCGAAGTCTGGCACGAAATGCCGGAAGGGCGATTGCTGTTCGCGCTTCACGTCGAGCAGATGCGCAACGCCAGCGGCGAGGTGACCGGCATTCGCAGCGCTGCCGCCGATATTACCCGCATCCGTTCGCTCGAAGCGGAGCAGCGTCGTCTGGCCGAGGAACTGCGCAACGCGCTGCATCGTTACGAAATCGCGCTGCGCGGTTCGAACGTGACGATTTTCACGCACGACCGCGACCTGCGCTACACCTCGATCAGCAACGCCTTCCTCGGCCGCCGCATCGACCAGATCGTCGGACTCACCGACGAAGACGTCGTGCCGCTCTCGGATCGCGAAACCATCGTGGCGCTGAAGCGCCGCGCGCTGGAATCCGGCGAGCCGGAAGACGCCGAGTTGCGCCTGAAAGGTCCGTCCTCTAGCCGCTGGTACGACTTTCACGTCGAGCCGCTGCGCGACGCCGAGGGCAGGGTGGTAGGCCTCACTTGTGCGGCGGTTGACATCACCGAACGCAAAGCGGGCGAAGAACATCTTCGCCTGCTGATGCGCGAACTGACCCACCGCTCGAAGAACCTGCTCGCCGTCATTCAGGCGCTCGCGCGGCAGACTTCGCGTCACGCCGGTTCGGTGGATGCATTCCTCGAACAATTCTCCGAGCGTTTGCAGGCGCTGTCACGGTCGCACGATCTGCTGGTGCAGGAACAATGGCACTCGGCTTCGTTGACCGAACTGATCCGCTCGCAACTCGGCCACTATCTCGATCGGGAAGATTCGCGCGTGACCGTGAGCGGCCCTGATGTTCACCTGAAACCCGAAGCCGCGCAGAGCCTCGGCCTCGCGCTGCACGAAATGGCGGTGAATGCCGCGAAATATGGCGCGCTTTCGGTGCCGGGCGGAAATGTCTCGATCATCTGGGAAGACAGCGCCGCGCCGGATGGTGGCATTACCATCCGCTGGCTGGAACGCGGCGGGCCGCCGGTCGAACAGCCGAAAATGCACGGCTTCGGCACCATCGCGATCCAGCGCAATCTTTCCCGCGCGTTGGAAGCCGATGTGGATTTGAATTTCGCGCGGGACGGCGTTGCTTGCACCATCGCTATTCCGGAAAAGCACCTCTTTGTGCATGAGGAGCGTGCGGAAGCAGCCGCCGGAACCTGA
- a CDS encoding thiamine pyrophosphate-binding protein: protein MTLQERPAAIASRRTNNARTGGRILVDQLLIHGADMAFCVPGESYLEVLDALYDARDRFTLINARHEAGAANMAEAYGKLTGKPGICMVTRGPGACHASIGVHTARQDSTPMILLVGQIARGTRDRESFQEVDYRAMFGTLAKWVAEIETTARIPEYISRAFQIATSGRPGPVVLALPEDMLSETSDAQDARPHVTAQAAPVDAQMLAMREMLAKAERPLLVVGGSGWTDEASANIVAFAEANGIPAACSFRRQDVFDNHSENYIGDLSTSVAPSLTKRVREADLLLVVGARLGDITTSAYRLVESPTPKPKLIHVYPEADEIGRVYTPDIAIVASSVAFAEQSLKLPPLDGAKWKPWVESARKDYLEASTPPKVQFPLDMGEAMLLLGEKLPKDFVVSIDAGNFSGWAHRFIRYARPCRQLGPTSGAMGYSVPAAVAASLVYRDRTVIGFVGDGGFLMSGQEVGTAVQHGGKPIILLFNNRMYGTIRMHQERDYPARVVGTDLVNPDFVAMAQAFGCHAERVTATAEFMPALERALNSGKAAVIELMTDPEQVSTRTTVAALRAAKGA, encoded by the coding sequence ATGACCTTGCAGGAACGCCCCGCCGCCATCGCCTCCAGGCGCACCAACAACGCCCGCACCGGCGGGCGTATTCTTGTCGATCAGTTGTTGATCCACGGCGCCGACATGGCGTTTTGCGTTCCCGGCGAAAGTTATCTCGAAGTGCTGGACGCGCTCTACGATGCGCGCGACCGCTTCACGCTCATCAACGCGCGCCATGAAGCGGGCGCGGCCAACATGGCGGAAGCCTACGGCAAGCTGACTGGCAAGCCCGGCATCTGCATGGTGACGCGCGGACCCGGTGCGTGCCACGCCTCCATCGGCGTCCACACTGCGCGGCAGGATTCGACCCCGATGATTTTGCTCGTCGGCCAGATCGCGCGCGGCACGCGCGATCGCGAGTCGTTTCAGGAAGTCGATTACCGCGCGATGTTCGGCACGCTCGCGAAATGGGTGGCAGAAATCGAAACTACCGCGCGCATCCCCGAATATATTTCCCGTGCCTTCCAGATCGCGACATCCGGCCGTCCCGGCCCGGTCGTGCTGGCGCTGCCCGAGGACATGCTGAGTGAAACTTCCGACGCGCAGGATGCAAGGCCTCACGTCACAGCACAGGCTGCGCCCGTCGATGCGCAGATGCTGGCGATGCGCGAGATGCTCGCGAAAGCCGAGCGGCCGCTGCTCGTGGTTGGCGGTTCCGGCTGGACCGACGAAGCCTCCGCGAACATCGTCGCCTTTGCCGAGGCGAACGGCATCCCGGCGGCGTGTTCGTTCCGGCGGCAGGATGTATTCGACAACCATTCCGAAAATTATATTGGCGATCTTTCCACTTCGGTCGCGCCGTCGCTGACGAAGCGCGTGCGCGAAGCCGATCTCTTGCTTGTCGTCGGCGCGCGCCTTGGCGACATCACGACTTCTGCTTATCGTCTGGTTGAATCTCCGACGCCAAAACCGAAACTCATCCACGTCTATCCGGAAGCGGACGAGATCGGACGCGTCTACACTCCCGATATTGCCATCGTCGCTTCTTCCGTGGCGTTCGCGGAGCAGTCTCTCAAGCTGCCACCGCTAGACGGTGCGAAGTGGAAGCCGTGGGTCGAGAGCGCGCGTAAGGATTATCTCGAAGCCTCGACACCGCCGAAGGTGCAGTTTCCGCTCGACATGGGCGAGGCGATGCTGTTGCTCGGCGAGAAATTGCCGAAGGATTTTGTCGTCAGCATCGACGCCGGGAATTTCTCCGGCTGGGCGCACCGCTTCATCCGCTATGCGCGACCCTGTCGCCAACTCGGTCCGACCTCTGGTGCGATGGGCTACAGCGTGCCCGCCGCGGTTGCGGCATCGCTGGTGTATCGCGACCGCACCGTGATCGGTTTCGTCGGCGATGGCGGCTTCCTGATGAGCGGGCAGGAAGTCGGCACCGCCGTTCAACATGGCGGCAAGCCGATCATCCTTCTCTTTAATAACCGCATGTACGGCACGATCCGGATGCATCAGGAGCGCGACTATCCCGCGCGTGTGGTCGGCACCGATCTCGTGAACCCGGATTTCGTGGCGATGGCGCAGGCCTTCGGATGCCATGCGGAGCGGGTGACGGCGACCGCGGAGTTCATGCCCGCGCTGGAGCGTGCCCTGAATTCGGGCAAGGCCGCCGTCATCGAACTGATGACCGACCCTGAACAGGTTTCTACCCGCACCACGGTTGCCGCACTGCGTGCGGCAAAAGGTGCCTGA
- a CDS encoding UPF0104 family protein — MRQQLRSIAHFFEKYIGWHRIGLAVGVTVFAIAAYVLYNILRKIKLADVGTALSNVTTTQLVLAGLLVAAAYLTLTFYDYFALKSIGRHEVPYHIAAIGGFTSYSIGHNVGFTAFSGGAVRYRIYSASSGLDAIEVAKLCFIAGLTFWLGNIAVLGIGMTIHPEAASAVDQLPPFINRIIGIGLIAGLFVYTIIVSIKPRVIGRSNWSVTLPAGKLTLLQIAIGIVDLTCCALAMYVLMPANPPIDFISLAVIFVASTLLGFASHSPGGLGVFDAAMLIALPQFGREDLLASLLLFRLFYFIAPFVISLIIIGIREFVMNIKPPVAEPPPSSEVNASKVVATIATVGEPESGKAGKKP; from the coding sequence ATGCGTCAGCAGCTTCGCAGCATTGCGCACTTTTTCGAGAAGTATATCGGCTGGCATCGCATCGGCCTTGCCGTCGGCGTTACCGTTTTCGCCATCGCCGCCTATGTGCTCTACAACATCCTGCGCAAGATCAAGCTCGCCGATGTCGGCACTGCGCTCTCGAACGTCACGACCACGCAGCTCGTTCTTGCCGGCCTGCTCGTCGCCGCCGCCTATCTCACGCTGACCTTCTACGATTACTTCGCGCTGAAATCGATCGGCCGTCACGAAGTGCCGTATCACATCGCGGCCATCGGCGGTTTCACCAGCTATTCCATCGGACACAATGTCGGCTTCACGGCATTCTCCGGCGGTGCGGTGCGCTACCGCATCTATTCCGCGTCGAGCGGGCTGGACGCGATTGAGGTTGCGAAACTTTGCTTCATCGCCGGATTGACGTTCTGGCTCGGCAATATCGCCGTGCTCGGCATCGGCATGACGATCCACCCGGAAGCCGCGTCGGCGGTTGATCAGTTGCCGCCGTTCATCAATCGCATCATCGGCATCGGTTTGATCGCGGGGCTTTTCGTTTACACCATCATCGTCAGCATCAAGCCGCGCGTGATCGGCCGCTCCAACTGGAGCGTGACGCTACCCGCGGGCAAGCTGACGCTTTTGCAAATCGCCATCGGCATCGTCGATCTCACCTGCTGCGCGCTCGCGATGTACGTGCTGATGCCGGCCAATCCGCCGATCGACTTCATTTCGCTGGCGGTGATTTTCGTTGCGTCCACGCTGCTTGGCTTTGCGAGTCACTCGCCGGGCGGTCTCGGCGTGTTCGATGCCGCCATGCTGATCGCGCTGCCGCAGTTCGGACGCGAGGATCTGCTCGCTTCATTGCTTCTGTTCCGGCTGTTCTATTTCATCGCGCCGTTCGTGATTTCGCTCATCATCATTGGCATTCGCGAATTCGTCATGAACATCAAGCCGCCAGTTGCGGAGCCGCCGCCTTCAAGCGAAGTGAATGCTTCCAAGGTGGTCGCAACGATTGCGACCGTAGGCGAGCCGGAGTCCGGCAAGGCGGGAAAGAAGCCGTGA
- a CDS encoding histidine kinase, giving the protein MSDISQFPRADWRTAKAEPQMAAIIRAIPEPALLLRFDGAVLAGNAAADVALGAVRVGSPVSLTVRAPEIVEAVREVGGGGAARLVSFNLRVPHDRAFDAHITPIGLEESFSTQYQIPGYILVVFRDRTEAMRVDQMRADFVANASHELRTPLASLAGFIDTLRGPARDDPAMREKFLGIMAEQARRMSRLIDDLLSLSRIELNAHVLPETVVDLNPIAAHVRDSLSPLARERGVEVTLETSPGQLLVRGERDDLIRLVENLVENALKYGVNGKRVEITLSSDNAEAVISVRDFGPGIAPEHLPRLTERFYRVDVAHSREQGGTGLGLALVKHIVARHRGRLSIESEPGSGATFIVRIPLSTAERR; this is encoded by the coding sequence ATGAGCGACATCTCGCAGTTTCCGAGAGCAGACTGGCGCACGGCGAAAGCCGAGCCGCAGATGGCCGCGATCATTCGCGCAATTCCTGAGCCTGCGCTTTTGTTGCGCTTCGACGGCGCGGTGCTGGCGGGAAACGCCGCGGCTGATGTGGCGCTGGGAGCGGTTCGGGTCGGTTCGCCGGTTTCGCTCACTGTGCGCGCGCCTGAGATCGTCGAAGCAGTACGCGAAGTCGGCGGGGGCGGCGCGGCGCGGCTGGTTTCCTTCAACCTGCGCGTTCCGCACGATCGCGCGTTCGACGCGCACATCACGCCGATCGGCCTCGAAGAGAGCTTTTCCACGCAATACCAGATTCCCGGCTATATCCTCGTCGTATTCCGCGACCGCACCGAGGCGATGCGCGTGGACCAGATGCGCGCGGATTTCGTCGCCAATGCCAGCCACGAACTGCGCACGCCGCTCGCTTCGCTTGCGGGCTTCATTGACACCTTGCGCGGCCCCGCCCGTGACGACCCCGCGATGCGCGAGAAATTCCTCGGCATCATGGCAGAACAGGCGCGGCGTATGTCGCGCCTGATCGACGATCTACTCTCGCTGTCCCGTATCGAACTGAACGCCCATGTGCTGCCGGAGACGGTCGTCGATCTGAACCCGATCGCCGCGCATGTACGGGATTCGCTATCACCGCTCGCACGGGAGCGCGGTGTCGAGGTGACTCTGGAAACGTCTCCCGGACAGTTGCTGGTTCGTGGCGAGCGCGATGACCTGATCCGTCTCGTCGAGAACCTCGTCGAGAATGCGCTGAAATACGGCGTGAACGGCAAGCGCGTCGAGATCACGCTGTCTTCGGACAACGCCGAAGCCGTGATCTCGGTGCGCGATTTCGGTCCCGGCATTGCGCCCGAACACCTGCCGCGTCTGACGGAGCGTTTTTATCGCGTGGACGTCGCGCACAGCCGCGAGCAGGGCGGCACCGGTCTTGGCCTTGCGCTGGTCAAGCATATCGTGGCGCGCCATCGCGGCCGCCTCTCCATCGAAAGCGAGCCGGGCAGCGGTGCGACATTCATTGTCCGCATCCCCTTGTCCACGGCGGAGCGCCGCTAA
- the pstS gene encoding phosphate ABC transporter substrate-binding protein PstS, translating to MKPKSFALRAAIALTGVTVAGYALAADISGAGASFPYPVYAKWADSYKKLTNVGLNYQSIGSGGGIKQIIAKTVTFGATDAPMKAEDLEKNGLVQFPTVIGGVVPVVNLEGVKPGELKIDGATLAQIFLGNIKTWNDPAIQKLNPNVKLPNTAIAIVHRSDGSGTTFLFTNYLGKVSKEWDEKVGVSTAVKWVVGIGAKGNEGVANTVAQTKGAIGYVEYAYAKQNKLTHLNMVNRDGKTVEPSIAAFQAAAATADWAKAAGFNVILTDQAGEKTWPIAGATFILIHKQPADAAAATDALKFFDWAYRNGAKEAEALDYVPLPASTIDLIRKAWGEIKGPDGKALFNPGS from the coding sequence GTGAAACCCAAATCTTTCGCACTTCGCGCGGCCATCGCGCTCACCGGCGTCACCGTCGCCGGATACGCCCTCGCAGCCGACATTTCGGGTGCGGGCGCCAGCTTCCCTTATCCGGTCTACGCCAAGTGGGCGGACAGCTATAAGAAGCTGACCAATGTCGGCCTGAACTATCAGTCGATCGGTTCCGGCGGCGGCATCAAGCAGATCATCGCCAAGACCGTGACCTTCGGCGCGACCGACGCGCCGATGAAAGCCGAAGACCTCGAGAAGAACGGCCTCGTGCAGTTTCCGACCGTGATCGGCGGTGTCGTGCCGGTCGTGAACCTCGAAGGCGTCAAGCCGGGCGAACTCAAGATCGACGGCGCGACGCTTGCGCAGATCTTCCTCGGCAACATCAAGACCTGGAACGATCCCGCGATCCAGAAGCTCAACCCGAACGTGAAGCTGCCGAACACGGCGATTGCCATTGTGCACCGCTCGGACGGCTCCGGCACCACGTTCCTGTTCACCAACTATCTCGGCAAGGTGAGCAAGGAATGGGATGAGAAGGTCGGAGTTTCGACCGCTGTGAAGTGGGTCGTCGGCATCGGCGCCAAGGGCAACGAAGGTGTCGCCAACACGGTTGCGCAGACGAAGGGTGCGATCGGCTACGTCGAGTACGCCTACGCCAAGCAGAACAAGCTGACGCACCTCAACATGGTGAACCGTGACGGCAAGACCGTCGAGCCGAGCATCGCTGCCTTCCAGGCTGCGGCTGCCACCGCCGACTGGGCCAAGGCTGCTGGTTTCAACGTGATCCTGACCGACCAGGCCGGCGAAAAGACCTGGCCGATCGCGGGTGCGACCTTCATCCTGATCCACAAGCAGCCGGCCGATGCCGCTGCCGCCACCGACGCGCTCAAGTTCTTCGACTGGGCGTATCGCAACGGCGCCAAGGAAGCCGAAGCGCTTGACTACGTTCCGCTCCCGGCGTCCACGATCGACCTCATCCGCAAGGCTTGGGGCGAGATCAAGGGTCCGGACGGCAAGGCGCTGTTCAATCCGGGTTCGTAA
- the pstC gene encoding phosphate ABC transporter permease subunit PstC produces the protein MVELTFDPAEARTAEKQKDPQRASLGRLVLSDRIFKLLTRAAAAFVLIILFGVIVTLIEGSLPALKHFGLSFLWTEDWNPVKQRFGALAPIYGTIVTSIIAMLVAVPVGLGIAIFLTELCPQFLRRPIGIAIELLAGIPSIIYGIWGLFIFAPFLQGTLQPLLINTVGNVPGIGFLFAGPPYGIGVLTAGLVLAIMVLPFIASITRDVFETVPPVLKESAYGLGATTWEVVWKVVLPYTRVGVIGGVMLALGRALGETMAITFVIGNAHRISASVLQPGTTISAAIANEFVEAIETLHTASLTALGLILFVITFIVLAAARLLLATLNKRAGG, from the coding sequence ATGGTTGAGTTGACGTTCGATCCGGCGGAAGCGCGTACCGCGGAAAAGCAGAAAGACCCGCAGCGTGCTTCGCTCGGCCGTCTGGTTCTCAGCGACCGTATTTTCAAGCTCCTGACGCGCGCCGCTGCCGCGTTCGTGCTGATCATTCTGTTCGGCGTCATCGTCACGCTGATCGAAGGCTCGCTGCCTGCGCTCAAACACTTCGGCCTCAGCTTTCTCTGGACCGAAGACTGGAATCCAGTGAAGCAGCGCTTCGGCGCGCTCGCACCGATCTACGGCACGATCGTTACCTCGATCATTGCCATGCTGGTCGCAGTTCCGGTCGGTCTCGGTATCGCGATTTTCCTGACCGAACTCTGCCCGCAATTCCTGCGCCGTCCCATCGGCATCGCCATCGAATTGCTCGCGGGCATTCCCTCGATCATCTACGGCATCTGGGGCTTGTTCATTTTCGCGCCGTTTCTGCAGGGAACGTTGCAGCCACTCCTGATCAATACCGTCGGCAACGTGCCGGGCATCGGTTTCCTCTTCGCCGGACCGCCTTACGGCATCGGCGTTCTCACCGCAGGTCTCGTGCTTGCGATCATGGTGCTGCCGTTCATCGCTTCCATCACGCGCGACGTATTCGAAACGGTGCCGCCGGTCTTGAAAGAATCCGCCTACGGCCTCGGCGCAACTACATGGGAAGTCGTCTGGAAGGTCGTGCTGCCGTATACCCGCGTCGGCGTCATCGGCGGCGTGATGCTGGCGCTCGGCCGCGCGCTCGGCGAAACCATGGCGATTACCTTCGTGATCGGTAACGCGCACCGCATCAGTGCTTCGGTGCTGCAACCCGGCACGACGATCTCCGCCGCCATCGCCAACGAATTCGTGGAAGCGATCGAGACGCTGCACACCGCCTCGCTGACCGCGCTCGGCCTGATCCTGTTCGTGATCACGTTCATCGTGCTCGCGGCGGCACGATTGCTGCTCGCCACGCTGAACAAGCGCGCGGGAGGCTAG
- the pstA gene encoding phosphate ABC transporter permease PstA codes for MDNGLYKRRKLRNRFHLTMSVLTAVFGLSWLVLILAMLFYKGFSGLNLAVFTQMTPPPGSDGGLLNAIVGSLILTFLGVIIGTPIAILAGTYMAEYGRYSKLTNVVRFINDILLSAPSIVIGLFVYGIMVKPMGHFSGIAGGVALAILVIPVVVRTTEDMLLLVPNQMREAAAALGAPRWTVIRYVSYRAAKTGIITGILLAIARISGETAPLLFTALNNQFWNVNVLQPTPSLPVVIFQFALSPYEDWQRLAWTGALLITVAVLTLSVLARVLVSRKAN; via the coding sequence ATGGACAACGGTCTCTATAAGCGCCGCAAGCTGCGTAACCGCTTTCATCTCACCATGTCGGTGCTGACGGCCGTATTCGGCCTGAGCTGGCTGGTGCTGATCCTGGCGATGCTGTTTTACAAGGGCTTCTCCGGCCTCAATCTTGCGGTCTTCACGCAGATGACGCCGCCGCCCGGCAGCGACGGCGGGTTGCTCAACGCCATCGTCGGCAGCCTGATCCTGACCTTCCTCGGCGTGATCATCGGTACGCCGATTGCCATTCTCGCCGGCACCTACATGGCGGAATACGGCCGTTACTCGAAGCTGACCAACGTGGTGCGCTTCATCAACGACATCCTGCTCTCGGCGCCATCCATCGTGATCGGCCTTTTCGTCTACGGCATCATGGTCAAGCCGATGGGACACTTCTCCGGCATCGCCGGCGGTGTGGCGCTTGCAATTCTCGTCATCCCGGTCGTCGTGCGCACCACCGAGGACATGCTGTTGCTGGTGCCGAACCAGATGCGCGAAGCGGCGGCCGCGCTTGGCGCGCCGCGCTGGACCGTAATTCGCTACGTGAGCTATCGCGCGGCGAAGACCGGCATCATCACCGGCATCCTGCTCGCGATTGCGCGCATCTCCGGCGAAACCGCGCCGCTCCTGTTCACGGCGCTCAACAACCAGTTCTGGAACGTGAACGTGCTGCAGCCGACGCCGAGCCTGCCGGTCGTGATCTTCCAGTTCGCGCTCTCGCCCTATGAAGACTGGCAGCGTCTGGCCTGGACCGGCGCGTTGCTGATTACTGTTGCAGTTCTGACGCTGAGCGTTCTCGCCCGCGTCCTGGTATCGAGGAAGGCAAACTAA
- the pstB gene encoding phosphate ABC transporter ATP-binding protein PstB, producing the protein MATFAVHAAADSLSNAKPKMDIKDVSFYYADNKALKNISLPLYEQRVTALIGPSGCGKSTLLRILNRIYELYPGQRADGTITLDGENILDPKLDANYLRAKVGMVFQKPTPFPMTIYDNIAFGVKLYMKPSRAEMDRIVESCLVRTALWNEVKDRLHTSALGLSGGQQQRLCIARTIAVKPEVVLFDEPTSALDPISTAKIEELIDELKRDFTIVIVTHNMQQAARVADLTAFMYLGDLIEAGATTTMFSNPKDNRTLDYITGRFG; encoded by the coding sequence ATGGCCACTTTTGCAGTTCACGCCGCGGCGGATTCGCTTTCCAACGCGAAGCCGAAGATGGACATCAAGGATGTGTCTTTCTACTACGCCGACAACAAAGCGCTGAAGAACATCAGCCTTCCGCTCTACGAGCAGCGCGTGACCGCGCTGATCGGCCCTTCGGGCTGCGGCAAGTCCACGCTGCTGCGGATTCTCAACCGCATCTATGAACTTTATCCGGGCCAGCGCGCCGACGGCACGATCACGCTGGATGGCGAGAACATCCTCGATCCGAAACTGGATGCGAACTACCTGCGCGCCAAGGTCGGCATGGTGTTCCAGAAGCCGACCCCGTTCCCGATGACGATCTACGACAACATCGCCTTCGGCGTGAAACTCTACATGAAGCCTTCGCGTGCCGAGATGGACCGGATCGTCGAGTCCTGTCTGGTTCGCACCGCGCTCTGGAATGAGGTGAAGGACCGCCTGCATACGTCCGCGCTGGGCCTCTCCGGCGGCCAGCAGCAACGCCTTTGCATCGCGCGGACCATCGCGGTGAAGCCAGAGGTGGTTCTGTTCGACGAACCGACCTCCGCGCTCGACCCGATCTCGACTGCGAAGATCGAGGAACTGATCGACGAACTGAAACGCGATTTCACCATCGTCATCGTTACCCACAACATGCAGCAGGCCGCGCGCGTCGCCGACCTGACCGCGTTCATGTACCTCGGCGACCTGATCGAAGCCGGGGCGACGACGACGATGTTCTCCAATCCCAAGGACAACCGCACGCTCGACTACATTACGGGGCGCTTCGGCTAA